A section of the Jaculus jaculus isolate mJacJac1 chromosome 6, mJacJac1.mat.Y.cur, whole genome shotgun sequence genome encodes:
- the Esyt1 gene encoding extended synaptotagmin-1, with protein MEHPPEEGSGSGPGPGPAEQPPAPSDPSDQPPAAPTKPDPGSGVPPGGPGAASEALAVLTSFGRRLLVLVPVYLAGAAGLSVGFVLFGLALYVGWRRVRDEKQRSLRAARQLLDDEERITAKTLYMSHRELPAWVSFPDVEKAEWLNKIMAQVWPFLGQYMEKLLAETVAPAVRGSNPHLQTFTFTRVELGEKPLRIIGVKVHPSQRKDQILLDLNISYVGDLQIDVEIKKYFCKAGVKGMQLHGILRVILEPLTGDLPIVGAVSMFFIKRPTLDINWTGMTNLLDIPGLSSLSDTMIMDSIAAFLVLPNRLLVPLMPDLQDVAQLRSPLPRGIIRIHLLAARGLSSKDKYVKGLIEGKSDPYALVRVGTQTFCSRVINEDLNPQWGETYEVMVHEVPGQEIEVEVFDKDPDKDDFLGRMKLDVGKVLQAGVLDDWYPLQGGQGQVHLRLEWLSLLPDAEKLEQVLQWNRGISSRPEPPSAAILVVYLDRAQDLPLKKGNKEPNPMVQLSIQDVTQESKAIYNTNCPVWEAAFRFFLQDPRSQELDVQVKDDSRALTLGALTLPLARLLTAPELTMDQWFQLSGSGPNSRLYMKLILRILYLDSSHISFSTMPSAWDADGESPQRGSSVDAPPRPSHTTPDSHFGTENVLRIHVLEAQDLIAKDRFLGGLVKGKSDPYVKLKVAGRSFRSHVVREDLNPRWNEAFEVIVTSVPGQELDVEVFDKDLDKDDFLGRCKVSLTTVLNSGFLDEWLTLEDVPSGRLHLRLERLTPRPTAAELEEVLQVNSLLQTQKSSELAAAVLSVYLERAEGLPLRKGTKPPNPYATLTVGETSHKTKTASQTSAPIWDESASFLIRKPHTESLELQVRGEGSGNLGSLSLPLSEILQADRLCVDHWFALSNGQGQVLLRAQLGILVSQHSGVEAHSHSYSPSSSSLSEEPELLGGLSHTTSSVPELRHRLTHGDSPSEAAIGPLGQVKLTVWYYSEEQKLVSIVHSCRALRQSGRDLPDPYVSLLLLPDKSRGTKRKTSQKKRTLNPEFSERFEWELPLDGTLKRKLEVSVKSNSSFMSRERELLGKVQLDLSEMDLSQGAAQWYDLMDDKDKGSS; from the exons ATGGAGCACCCTCCGGAGGAAGGCTCCGGctccggccccggccccggccccgcggAACAGCCCCCTGCGCCCTCCGACCCCTCGGATCAGCCCCCTGCTGCACCCACGAAACCAGACCCGGGTTCTGGGGTCCCCCCCGGTGGGCCGGGCGCGGCAAGCGAGGCCCTGGCGGTGCTGACCTCGTTCGGGCGGCGGTTGTTAGTGCTGGTGCCCGTGTACCTGGCCGGGGCGGCGGGGCTCAGCGTGGGCTTCGTGCTTTTTGGCCTCGCCCTGTACGTGGGCTGGCGCCGGGTCCGCGACGAGAAACAACGGAGCCTGCGGGCGGCCAGGCAGCTCCTGGACGACGAGGAACGGATCACGGCCAAAACGCTCTACATGAGCCATCGAGAGTTACCTGCCTGG GTCAGCTTCCCAGATGTGGAAAAGGCGGAATGGCTAAACAAG aTTATGGCTCAAGTGTGGCCTTTTCTGGGTCAGTACATGGAGAAGCTTCTGGCTGAAACTGTGGCCCCGGCTGTTCGGGGATCTAACCCACATCTTCAGACATTCACATTTACACGAGTGGAATTGGGCGAAAAA ccaTTACGCATCATAGGAGTCAAGGTTCACCCTAGTCAGAGAAAAGATCAGATCCTACTGGACTTGAACATCAG CTATGTAGGTGATTTGCAGATTGATGTGGAAATAAAGAAGTATTTCTGCAAAGCAGGAGTCAAGGGCATGCAG CTACATGGTATCTTGAGGGTGATTCTCGAGCCGCTCACTGGGGACCTTCCTATTGTGGGAGCTGTGTCAATGTTCTTTATCAAACGTCCG ACCTTAGACATCAACTGGACAGGAATGACCAACCTGCTGGATATCCCAGGACTTAG CTCTCTCTCTGACACAATGATCATGGATTCCATCGCTGCCTTCCTTGTGTTGCCCAACCGTCTACTGGTGCCCCTTATGCCTGACCTTCAAGACGTGGCCCAGTTGCGTTCCCCTCTGCCCAGG GGCATTATACGGATTCACCTGCTGGCAGCTAGAGGGCTGAGTTCCAAGGACAAATACGTGAAAGGCCTGATTGAGGGCAAGTCAGACCCCTATGCACTTGTGCGTGTCGGCACCCAGACATTCTGCAGCCGTGTCATCAATGAGGACCTCAACCCTCAGTGGGGAGAGACTTATGAG GTCATGGTACACGAGGTCCCAGGGCAGGAGATCGAGGTGGAGGTGTTTGACAAGGATCCAGATAAAGATGACTTTCTAGGCAG AATGAAGCTGGATGTAGGGAAGGTATTACAGGCTGGAGTACTGGATGAT TGGTACCCTCTCCAAGGTGGGCAAGGCCAGGTTCATTTGAGGCTAGAATGGCTGTCACTGTTGCCAGATGCAGAAAAACTGGAGCAG GTCCTACAGTGGAATCGGGGCATCTCCTCTCGACCAGAGCCCCCGTCAGCTGCCATCCTGGTGGTCTACTTGGATCGTGCCCAGGATCTTCCT ctgaagaaaggaaacaaggaaCCAAACCCTATGGTACAACTGTCAATTCAGGATGTCACTCAGGAGAGCAAG GCTATCTACAACACCAATTGTCCAGTGTGGGAAGCAGCTTTTCGGTTTTTCTTGCAAGACCCTCGAAGCCAGGAGCTTGATGTGCAG GTGAAGGATGACTCCAGAGCCCTGACTCTGGGGGCGCTGACCCTGCCTCTGGCTCGCCTCCTGACCGCACCAGAACTCACTATGGACCAGTGGTTCCAGCTCAGTGGCTCAGGCCCAAACTCCAGGCTCTACATGAAACTGATCCTGCGG ATCTTGTATTTGGACTCGTCACACATCTCCTTCTCCACTATGCCCAGTGCTTGGGATGCAGACGGTGAGAGCCCTCAGAGAGGCAGCAGCGTGGATGCTCCGCCTCGGCCCAGTCACACGACTCCTGACAGCCACTTTGGCACTGAG AATGTACTTCGGATCCATGTGTTAGAGGCTCAGGATCTGATTGCCAAAGACCGTTTCTTGGGGGGACTGGTGAAGGGGAAGTCAGACCCCTACGTCAAGCTGAAGGTGGCAGGAAGGAGCTTCCGGAGCCACGTTGTTCGGGAAGATCTCAACCCCCGCTGGAATGAGGCTTTTGAG GTGATTGTCACATCAGTTCCAGGCCAGGAGCtagatgttgaggtctttgacaAGGACTTGGACAAGGACGACTTTCTAGGCAG GTGTAAAGTAAGTCTCACCACAGTCCTCAACAGTGGCTTCCTTGATGAG TGGCTAACCCTGGAGGATGTCCCTTCTGGCCGCCTGCATTTGCGCCTGGAGCGTCTGACCCCCAGGCCCACTGCTGCTGAGTTAGAGGAG GTGCTGCAAGTGAACAGTCTGCTGCAGACTCAGAAGAGCTCAGAGCTGGCAGCAGCCGTGCTGTCTGTCTACCTGGAACGGGCAGAGGGCCTGCCG CTCCGGAAAGGTACCAAGCCTCCTAACCCTTACGCCACCCTCACTGTGGGAGAGACTTCCCATAAAACCAAG ACTGCTTCCCAAACATCAGCCCCTATCTGGGATGAGAGTGCCTCCTTTCTCATCAGGAAGCCACATACTGAGAGCCTGGAGTTACAG GTTCGTGGTGAGGGGAGTGGCAACCTGGGCTCCTTATCCTTGCCCCTCTCAGAGATCCTCCAGGCAGACCGGCTCTGTGTGGACCATTGGTTTGCTCTCAGCAATGGTCAGGGCCAGGTGTTACTGAGAGCACAGCTAGGG ATCCTGGtgtcccagcattctggagtgGAAGCCCATAGCCACAGCTACAGCCCCAGCTCCTCTTCTCTGAGTGAAGAGCCAGAGCTCTTAGGGGGACTGTCTCACACCACCTCCTCAGTCCCAGAGCTCCGGCATCGCCTCACCCATGGTGACAG TCCCTCTGAGGCTGCCATTGGGCCTCTGGGCCAAGTGAAGCTAACAGTCTGGTACTACAGTGAAGAACAAAAGCTTGTCAGCATCGTTCACAGCTGCAG GGCCCTGCGACAAAGCGGAAGAGATCTCCCTGATCCCTATGTGTCGCTGTTGCTACTGCCAGACAAGAGCCGAGGCACCAAGAGGAAGACCTCCCAGAAGAAGAGGACCCTCAACCCTGAGTTCAGTGAGCG GTTTGAatgggaacttcccctggatggaACTCTCAAGCGAAAGCTAGAAGTCTCTGTGAAATCCAATTCCTCCTTCATGTCAAGAGAACGTGAGCTTCTTGGTAAG GTGCAGCTGGATCTCTCTGAGATGGACCTTTCCCAGGGTGCAGCCCAGTG